In one window of Mercurialis annua linkage group LG4, ddMerAnnu1.2, whole genome shotgun sequence DNA:
- the LOC126676983 gene encoding glyoxylase I 4-like gives MNKMEIEEMSSFESLPLLSLNHVSVLCRSVWASVRFYEDILGFVMIKRPSSFTFNGAWLYNYGIGIHLIKDPALDEFEPIFEPRPINPKDNHISFQCTDVGLVKRRLQEMGMRYVTAVVEDNGNKVDQVFFHDPDGYMVELCNCENIPIIPISACTFSPRMGSFKRPTLNKCWFMENVMMESLSMDMLNISF, from the exons atgaaTAAAATGGAAATTGAAGAAATGAGCAGCTTTGAATCATTGCCACTTCTGTCCTTAAATCATGTGTCTGTGTTGTGCAGATCAGTTTGGGCTTCTGTGAGATTTTATGAGGATATTTTAGGCTTTGTTATGATCAAACGACCTTCTTCTTTCACTTTCAATGGAGCctg GTTGTACAACTATGGCATTGGAATACATTTGATTAAAGACCCAGCATTGGATGAATTTGAACCCATCTTCGAACCTCGCCCTATTAATCCTAAGGATAATCACATCTCCTTCCAG TGCACGGATGTCGGACTTGTTAAAAGAAGGCTACAAGAAATGGGAATGAGATATGTGACTGCAGTAGTGGAAGATAATGGTAACAAAGTGGATCAAGTATTTTTCCATGACCCAGATGGGTACATGGTTGAGCTCTGCAACTGTGAAAATATCCCAATTATTCCAATTTCTGCATGCACATTTAGCCCTAGAATGGGCAGCTTCAAGAGACCAACACTCAACAAATGCTGGTTCATGGAGAATGTTATGATGGAGAGCTTGAGCATGGACATGTTGAACATTTCATTTTGA
- the LOC126676981 gene encoding putative receptor-like protein kinase At3g47110 isoform X2 has product MNIMEGEIPEELGSLSKMEAFGANNNHLTGSIPFSFGNLSSLGMIFLQTNFLDGSIPESLGRLKNLTDFWVGVNMFSGDIPLSLFNLSSLINFNVAVNQIQGVLPSNIGTTLPNIQHFSTSANHFTGEVPSLKNLNRLRHFSISKNFLGNSLSFLCSLKNATNLQSLIINFNKFEGVLPECIGNLSITLSVLAVDNNRIFGSIPAGIGNLINLQRLDMWNNQLSGTVDVIGKLQKLVYSQLQENQFSGEIPNSLGNLTKLTFINLRKNNLHGSIPSSLGNCQSLVQLSLSSNKLNGSITPQIFLILSLFLLDLSENRFTGVLPSEIGNLKNLGTLGVYANMLSGEIPTALGSCLSLEIVSMQGNSFQGPIPSSLRFLGGLGHLDISRNNLSGKIPEFLATFNSLYSLNLSFNDFEGMVPIEGAFKNLSATSLVGNTKLCGGMPEFHLPACKLKRSSRLLVIIIACSVAGFLSAVLMIALLCFVRLRKRGHSSTSSSFPNSLLQASYQDLRDATDGFSSSKLIGAGSFGSVYKGILRESRAVIAVKVVNLQHHKAAKSFMAECEALRNIRHRNLVKVLTVCSSIDPQGNDFKALVYEFMGNGSLDEWLHPLPRADNPPKSLTLLQRLNISIDIASALEYLHHHCETPLVHCDLKPSNILLNDELDGHISDFGIAKFISDSFSSHQSSTIGLRGTIGYAPPEYGLGAEVSKQGDVYSYGVLLLEMFTGKRPTHNMFKDGLSLHEFAKSAFPDRVVDISDPILLQEIDESMRRASNSPSSSSTQHNKVAECLISVIGIGVASSIEAPGERMDIKDVTMKLSSIRKKLLATRPT; this is encoded by the exons AT GAATATAATGGAAGGCGAAATTCCAGAGGAGTTAGGCTCTTTGTCGAAGATGGAAGCTTTTGGAGCAAATAACAATCATCTAACAGGAAGCATCCCTTTTTCTTTCGGTAACTTGTCATCTCTTGGTATGATATTTTTGCAAACTAATTTTTTGGATGGCAGCATCCCAGAATCCCTTGGTAGATTGAAAAATCTTACAGATTTTTGGGTAGGAGTCAACATGTTCTCTGGAGACATTCCTCTCTCACTCTTTAACCTCTCTTCTTTGATCAATTTCAATGTGGCGGTTAACCAAATTCAAGGGGTTCTCCCATCAAACATAGGAACTACTCTTCCTAATATTCAACATTTCTCCACTTCTGCTAACCACTTTACTG GAGAAGTTCCTTCTTTGAAAAACCTTAATCGGCTTCGGCATTTTAGCATTAGCAAGAATTTTCTTGGAAATAGCCTAAGCTTTCTGTGCTCCTTGAAGAATGCCACCAACTTGCAAAGCTTGATCATAAATTTCAACAAGTTTGAAGGGGTTTTACCAGAATGCATAGGTAACCTATCAATAACTCTTTCAGTTTTGGCCGTCGATAACAACAGAATCTTTGGAAGCATTCCAGCTGGGATTGGCAATCTTATTAACTTACAGAGACTTGACATGTGGAATAATCAGTTATCAGGTACCGTCGATGTCATTGGAAAGCTTCAAAAGTTAGTGTATTCGCAGTTACAGGAAAACCAATTTTCTGGTGAAATCCCAAACTCTCTAGGTAACTTAACCAAgttaacctttataaatttaaggaaGAATAATCTTCATGGAAGCATTCCTTCGAGTTTGGGTAATTGCCAATCTCTGGTACAACTCTCTCTCTCAAGTAATAAACTCAATGGCTCTATAACCCCACAAATATTTCTCATTCTATCCTTATTCTTGCTGGACTTGTCAGAAAATCGTTTCACTGGTGTTCTTCCTAGCGAGATTGGGAATTTGAAAAACCTGGGTACGCTTGGTGTTTATGCAAACATGTTAAGTGGGGAAATTCCAACCGCTCTTGGCAGTTGTTTAAGCTTGGAGATAGTATCCATGCAGGGTAATTCTTTCCAAGGCCCAATTCCTTCGTCCTTGCGTTTCCTAGGAGGTCTTGGACATTTAGACATTTCCCGCAACAATTTATCTGGCAAAATTCCTGAATTCTTGGCAACATTTAATTCTCTTTACTCTTTGAATTTATCTTTCAATGATTTTGAAGGAATGGTGCCAATTGAAGGGGCATTTAAGAATTTAAGTGCTACTTCACTTGTGGGAAACACTAAGCTCTGTGGCGGTATGCCTGAGTTTCACTTACCTGCATGCAAATTAAAAAGGAGTAGTAGATTGCTTGTTATCATTATTGCTTGTTCTGTTGCTGGATTTCTCTCTGCAGTTTTGATGATTGCCTTGCTGTGTTTTGTAAGGTTACGAAAGCGGGGTCATTCATCTACTTCCTCATCATTTCCAAATTCACTTTTGCAAGCCTCGTATCAAGATCTTCGTGACGCCACCGATGGTTTCTCCTCTTCAAAACTTATTGGTGCTGGTAGCTTTGGCTCTGTATATAAAGGAATTCTTCGAGAAAGCAGAGCAGTTATTGCTGTTAAAGTTGTTAATCTCCAGCATCATAAAGCTGCTAAGAGCTTCATGGCCGAATGCGAAGCCTTGAGAAATATTAGACATCGGAATCTTGTAAAGGTGTTAACTGTATGTTCAAGCATTGATCCTCAAGGAAATGACTTCAAGGCTTTAGTTTATGAATTCATGGGTAATGGGAGCCTGGATGAATGGTTGCATCCTCTTCCTAGAGCGGATAACCCACCAAAGAGCTTAACTCTTCTTCAAAGGCTAAACATTTCCATTGATATTGCTTCAGCGCTTGAATATCTTCATCATCATTGTGAAACTCCGTTAGTCCACTGCGACTTGAAGCCAAGCAATATTCTTCTCAATGATGAACTAGATGGGCACATCAGTGACTTTGGGATAGCAAAATTCATTTCAGATTCCTTTAGCAGTCATCAGTCCAGTACTATCGGATTACGAGGAACTATTGGTTATGCTCCTCCAG AATATGGGCTGGGAGCTGAAGTGTCAAAACAGGGTGATGTCTACAGTTATGGTGTTCTCTTGTTGGAGATGTTTACTGGGAAGAGACCTACCCACAATATGTTCAAAGATGGATTAAGTCTTCATGAATTTGCTAAGTCAGCTTTCCCGGATAGAGTGGTTGATATTTCAGATCCAATTTTGTTACAGGAAATAGATGAATCAATGAGAAGAGCAAGTAATTCTCCAAGTTCAAGTAGCACACAACACAACAAAGTTGCAGAATGCTTGATTTCGGTAATCGGAATTGGTGTTGCTTCTTCTATAGAAGCGCCAGGAGAGCGTATGGACATTAAAGACGTTACGATGAAGCTCTCTTCTATTAGAAAGAAGCTTCTTGCCACTCGTCCAACCTAA
- the LOC126676981 gene encoding probable LRR receptor-like serine/threonine-protein kinase At3g47570 isoform X3 has translation MNIMEGEIPEELGSLSKMEAFGANNNHLTGSIPFSFGNLSSLGMIFLQTNFLDGSIPESLGRLKNLTDFWVGVNMFSGDIPLSLFNLSSLINFNVAVNQIQGVLPSNIGTTLPNIQHFSTSANHFTGTIPLSITNASNLEFLLISDNQLTGEVPSLKNLNRLRHFSISKNFLGNSLSFLCSLKNATNLQSLIINFNKFEGVLPECIGNLSITLSVLAVDNNRIFGSIPAGIGNLINLQRLDMWNNQLSGTVDVIGKLQKLVYSQLQENQFSGEIPNSLGNLTKLTFINLRKNNLHGSIPSSLGNCQSLVQLSLSSNKLNGSITPQIFLILSLFLLDLSENRFTGVLPSEIGNLKNLGTLGVYANMLSGEIPTALGSCLSLEIVSMQGNSFQGPIPSSLRFLGGLGHLDISRNNLSGKIPEFLATFNSLYSLNLSFNDFEGMVPIEGAFKNLSATSLVGNTKLCGGMPEFHLPACKLKRSSRLLVIIIACSVAGFLSAVLMIALLCFVRLRKRGHSSTSSSFPNSLLQASYQDLRDATDGFSSSKLIGAGSFGSVYKGILRESRAVIAVKVVNLQHHKAAKSFMAECEALRNIRHRNLVKVLTVCSSIDPQGNDFKALVYEFMGNGSLDEWLHPLPRADNPPKSLTLLQRLNISIDIASALEYLHHHCETPLVHCDLKPSNILLNDELDGHISDFGIAKFISDSFSSHQSSTIGLRGTIGYAPPGNR, from the exons AT GAATATAATGGAAGGCGAAATTCCAGAGGAGTTAGGCTCTTTGTCGAAGATGGAAGCTTTTGGAGCAAATAACAATCATCTAACAGGAAGCATCCCTTTTTCTTTCGGTAACTTGTCATCTCTTGGTATGATATTTTTGCAAACTAATTTTTTGGATGGCAGCATCCCAGAATCCCTTGGTAGATTGAAAAATCTTACAGATTTTTGGGTAGGAGTCAACATGTTCTCTGGAGACATTCCTCTCTCACTCTTTAACCTCTCTTCTTTGATCAATTTCAATGTGGCGGTTAACCAAATTCAAGGGGTTCTCCCATCAAACATAGGAACTACTCTTCCTAATATTCAACATTTCTCCACTTCTGCTAACCACTTTACTGGTACTATTCCACTTTCAATAACCAATGCTTCCAATCTAGAATTCCTTCTTATTTCTGATAACCAACTCACAGGAGAAGTTCCTTCTTTGAAAAACCTTAATCGGCTTCGGCATTTTAGCATTAGCAAGAATTTTCTTGGAAATAGCCTAAGCTTTCTGTGCTCCTTGAAGAATGCCACCAACTTGCAAAGCTTGATCATAAATTTCAACAAGTTTGAAGGGGTTTTACCAGAATGCATAGGTAACCTATCAATAACTCTTTCAGTTTTGGCCGTCGATAACAACAGAATCTTTGGAAGCATTCCAGCTGGGATTGGCAATCTTATTAACTTACAGAGACTTGACATGTGGAATAATCAGTTATCAGGTACCGTCGATGTCATTGGAAAGCTTCAAAAGTTAGTGTATTCGCAGTTACAGGAAAACCAATTTTCTGGTGAAATCCCAAACTCTCTAGGTAACTTAACCAAgttaacctttataaatttaaggaaGAATAATCTTCATGGAAGCATTCCTTCGAGTTTGGGTAATTGCCAATCTCTGGTACAACTCTCTCTCTCAAGTAATAAACTCAATGGCTCTATAACCCCACAAATATTTCTCATTCTATCCTTATTCTTGCTGGACTTGTCAGAAAATCGTTTCACTGGTGTTCTTCCTAGCGAGATTGGGAATTTGAAAAACCTGGGTACGCTTGGTGTTTATGCAAACATGTTAAGTGGGGAAATTCCAACCGCTCTTGGCAGTTGTTTAAGCTTGGAGATAGTATCCATGCAGGGTAATTCTTTCCAAGGCCCAATTCCTTCGTCCTTGCGTTTCCTAGGAGGTCTTGGACATTTAGACATTTCCCGCAACAATTTATCTGGCAAAATTCCTGAATTCTTGGCAACATTTAATTCTCTTTACTCTTTGAATTTATCTTTCAATGATTTTGAAGGAATGGTGCCAATTGAAGGGGCATTTAAGAATTTAAGTGCTACTTCACTTGTGGGAAACACTAAGCTCTGTGGCGGTATGCCTGAGTTTCACTTACCTGCATGCAAATTAAAAAGGAGTAGTAGATTGCTTGTTATCATTATTGCTTGTTCTGTTGCTGGATTTCTCTCTGCAGTTTTGATGATTGCCTTGCTGTGTTTTGTAAGGTTACGAAAGCGGGGTCATTCATCTACTTCCTCATCATTTCCAAATTCACTTTTGCAAGCCTCGTATCAAGATCTTCGTGACGCCACCGATGGTTTCTCCTCTTCAAAACTTATTGGTGCTGGTAGCTTTGGCTCTGTATATAAAGGAATTCTTCGAGAAAGCAGAGCAGTTATTGCTGTTAAAGTTGTTAATCTCCAGCATCATAAAGCTGCTAAGAGCTTCATGGCCGAATGCGAAGCCTTGAGAAATATTAGACATCGGAATCTTGTAAAGGTGTTAACTGTATGTTCAAGCATTGATCCTCAAGGAAATGACTTCAAGGCTTTAGTTTATGAATTCATGGGTAATGGGAGCCTGGATGAATGGTTGCATCCTCTTCCTAGAGCGGATAACCCACCAAAGAGCTTAACTCTTCTTCAAAGGCTAAACATTTCCATTGATATTGCTTCAGCGCTTGAATATCTTCATCATCATTGTGAAACTCCGTTAGTCCACTGCGACTTGAAGCCAAGCAATATTCTTCTCAATGATGAACTAGATGGGCACATCAGTGACTTTGGGATAGCAAAATTCATTTCAGATTCCTTTAGCAGTCATCAGTCCAGTACTATCGGATTACGAGGAACTATTGGTTATGCTCCTCCAG GAAATAGATGA
- the LOC126676981 gene encoding putative receptor-like protein kinase At3g47110 isoform X1 codes for MNIMEGEIPEELGSLSKMEAFGANNNHLTGSIPFSFGNLSSLGMIFLQTNFLDGSIPESLGRLKNLTDFWVGVNMFSGDIPLSLFNLSSLINFNVAVNQIQGVLPSNIGTTLPNIQHFSTSANHFTGTIPLSITNASNLEFLLISDNQLTGEVPSLKNLNRLRHFSISKNFLGNSLSFLCSLKNATNLQSLIINFNKFEGVLPECIGNLSITLSVLAVDNNRIFGSIPAGIGNLINLQRLDMWNNQLSGTVDVIGKLQKLVYSQLQENQFSGEIPNSLGNLTKLTFINLRKNNLHGSIPSSLGNCQSLVQLSLSSNKLNGSITPQIFLILSLFLLDLSENRFTGVLPSEIGNLKNLGTLGVYANMLSGEIPTALGSCLSLEIVSMQGNSFQGPIPSSLRFLGGLGHLDISRNNLSGKIPEFLATFNSLYSLNLSFNDFEGMVPIEGAFKNLSATSLVGNTKLCGGMPEFHLPACKLKRSSRLLVIIIACSVAGFLSAVLMIALLCFVRLRKRGHSSTSSSFPNSLLQASYQDLRDATDGFSSSKLIGAGSFGSVYKGILRESRAVIAVKVVNLQHHKAAKSFMAECEALRNIRHRNLVKVLTVCSSIDPQGNDFKALVYEFMGNGSLDEWLHPLPRADNPPKSLTLLQRLNISIDIASALEYLHHHCETPLVHCDLKPSNILLNDELDGHISDFGIAKFISDSFSSHQSSTIGLRGTIGYAPPEYGLGAEVSKQGDVYSYGVLLLEMFTGKRPTHNMFKDGLSLHEFAKSAFPDRVVDISDPILLQEIDESMRRASNSPSSSSTQHNKVAECLISVIGIGVASSIEAPGERMDIKDVTMKLSSIRKKLLATRPT; via the exons AT GAATATAATGGAAGGCGAAATTCCAGAGGAGTTAGGCTCTTTGTCGAAGATGGAAGCTTTTGGAGCAAATAACAATCATCTAACAGGAAGCATCCCTTTTTCTTTCGGTAACTTGTCATCTCTTGGTATGATATTTTTGCAAACTAATTTTTTGGATGGCAGCATCCCAGAATCCCTTGGTAGATTGAAAAATCTTACAGATTTTTGGGTAGGAGTCAACATGTTCTCTGGAGACATTCCTCTCTCACTCTTTAACCTCTCTTCTTTGATCAATTTCAATGTGGCGGTTAACCAAATTCAAGGGGTTCTCCCATCAAACATAGGAACTACTCTTCCTAATATTCAACATTTCTCCACTTCTGCTAACCACTTTACTGGTACTATTCCACTTTCAATAACCAATGCTTCCAATCTAGAATTCCTTCTTATTTCTGATAACCAACTCACAGGAGAAGTTCCTTCTTTGAAAAACCTTAATCGGCTTCGGCATTTTAGCATTAGCAAGAATTTTCTTGGAAATAGCCTAAGCTTTCTGTGCTCCTTGAAGAATGCCACCAACTTGCAAAGCTTGATCATAAATTTCAACAAGTTTGAAGGGGTTTTACCAGAATGCATAGGTAACCTATCAATAACTCTTTCAGTTTTGGCCGTCGATAACAACAGAATCTTTGGAAGCATTCCAGCTGGGATTGGCAATCTTATTAACTTACAGAGACTTGACATGTGGAATAATCAGTTATCAGGTACCGTCGATGTCATTGGAAAGCTTCAAAAGTTAGTGTATTCGCAGTTACAGGAAAACCAATTTTCTGGTGAAATCCCAAACTCTCTAGGTAACTTAACCAAgttaacctttataaatttaaggaaGAATAATCTTCATGGAAGCATTCCTTCGAGTTTGGGTAATTGCCAATCTCTGGTACAACTCTCTCTCTCAAGTAATAAACTCAATGGCTCTATAACCCCACAAATATTTCTCATTCTATCCTTATTCTTGCTGGACTTGTCAGAAAATCGTTTCACTGGTGTTCTTCCTAGCGAGATTGGGAATTTGAAAAACCTGGGTACGCTTGGTGTTTATGCAAACATGTTAAGTGGGGAAATTCCAACCGCTCTTGGCAGTTGTTTAAGCTTGGAGATAGTATCCATGCAGGGTAATTCTTTCCAAGGCCCAATTCCTTCGTCCTTGCGTTTCCTAGGAGGTCTTGGACATTTAGACATTTCCCGCAACAATTTATCTGGCAAAATTCCTGAATTCTTGGCAACATTTAATTCTCTTTACTCTTTGAATTTATCTTTCAATGATTTTGAAGGAATGGTGCCAATTGAAGGGGCATTTAAGAATTTAAGTGCTACTTCACTTGTGGGAAACACTAAGCTCTGTGGCGGTATGCCTGAGTTTCACTTACCTGCATGCAAATTAAAAAGGAGTAGTAGATTGCTTGTTATCATTATTGCTTGTTCTGTTGCTGGATTTCTCTCTGCAGTTTTGATGATTGCCTTGCTGTGTTTTGTAAGGTTACGAAAGCGGGGTCATTCATCTACTTCCTCATCATTTCCAAATTCACTTTTGCAAGCCTCGTATCAAGATCTTCGTGACGCCACCGATGGTTTCTCCTCTTCAAAACTTATTGGTGCTGGTAGCTTTGGCTCTGTATATAAAGGAATTCTTCGAGAAAGCAGAGCAGTTATTGCTGTTAAAGTTGTTAATCTCCAGCATCATAAAGCTGCTAAGAGCTTCATGGCCGAATGCGAAGCCTTGAGAAATATTAGACATCGGAATCTTGTAAAGGTGTTAACTGTATGTTCAAGCATTGATCCTCAAGGAAATGACTTCAAGGCTTTAGTTTATGAATTCATGGGTAATGGGAGCCTGGATGAATGGTTGCATCCTCTTCCTAGAGCGGATAACCCACCAAAGAGCTTAACTCTTCTTCAAAGGCTAAACATTTCCATTGATATTGCTTCAGCGCTTGAATATCTTCATCATCATTGTGAAACTCCGTTAGTCCACTGCGACTTGAAGCCAAGCAATATTCTTCTCAATGATGAACTAGATGGGCACATCAGTGACTTTGGGATAGCAAAATTCATTTCAGATTCCTTTAGCAGTCATCAGTCCAGTACTATCGGATTACGAGGAACTATTGGTTATGCTCCTCCAG AATATGGGCTGGGAGCTGAAGTGTCAAAACAGGGTGATGTCTACAGTTATGGTGTTCTCTTGTTGGAGATGTTTACTGGGAAGAGACCTACCCACAATATGTTCAAAGATGGATTAAGTCTTCATGAATTTGCTAAGTCAGCTTTCCCGGATAGAGTGGTTGATATTTCAGATCCAATTTTGTTACAGGAAATAGATGAATCAATGAGAAGAGCAAGTAATTCTCCAAGTTCAAGTAGCACACAACACAACAAAGTTGCAGAATGCTTGATTTCGGTAATCGGAATTGGTGTTGCTTCTTCTATAGAAGCGCCAGGAGAGCGTATGGACATTAAAGACGTTACGATGAAGCTCTCTTCTATTAGAAAGAAGCTTCTTGCCACTCGTCCAACCTAA